A region from the Triticum urartu cultivar G1812 chromosome 1, Tu2.1, whole genome shotgun sequence genome encodes:
- the LOC125544884 gene encoding alcohol dehydrogenase-like 4: MATNGYSNGGSTKGKPIKCKAAVAWGPGEPLVMQEVEVAPPARMEVRVKVLFTSICHTDLSFWRGENERQRRFPRIFGHEAAGVVESVGEGVEDLAPGDHVVPIFNGECGTCAYCHSSATNLCGTYRVDAFKSTMVSDNGTRFSVVNTSGDTVPVYHFLNTSTFAEYTVLDAACAVKINPAAPLEKMCLLSCGISTGVGAAWNTANVSKGSTVAIFGLGAVGLAVGEGARIRGASRIIGVDINPEKFAKGKEMGITDFINSKACGKPVHEVIRELTDGGVDYSFECSGNVDVLREAFVSTHDGWGLTVVLGIHPTPRMMPLHPMELFDGRRITGCTFGDFKGKSQLPLLVDQCMQGEVKINFDGFITHEMPFSEINEAFRLLEEGKSLRCVLRL, from the exons ATGGCAACCAATGGGTACTCCAATGGCGGCAGCACCAAGGGAAAGCCCATCAAGTGCAAAG CGGCGGTGGCGTGGGGTCCCGGCGAGCCGCTGGTGATGCAGGAGGTGGAGGTGGCGCCGCCGGCGCGCATGGAGGTGCGCGTCAAGGTCCTCTTCACCTCCATCTGCCACACGGACCTCAGCTTCTGGAGAGGAGAG AACGAGCGTCAACGCAGGTTCCCTCGCATCTTTGGACACGAGGCAGCCGG AGTGGTGGAGAGCGTCGGAGAAGGCGTGGAGGACCTCGCGCCAGGAGATCACGTCGTGCCTATCTTCAACGGGGAGTGCGGGACGTGCGCCTACTGCCACTCCAGCGCGACCAACCTGTGCGGGACCTACCGTGTGGACGCTTTCAAGAGCACCATGGTTTCCGACAACGGGACGAGGTTCTCCGTGGTGAACACCTCCGGTGACACAGTGCCGGTCTATCACTTCCTCAACACCTCCACCTTCGCCGAGTACACCGTGCTCGACGCCGCCTGCGCCGTCAAGATCAACCCCGCCGCCCCGCTGGAGAAGATGTGCCTCCTCAGCTGTGGCATCTCCACAG GAGTGGGAGCTGCATGGAACACTGCAAACGTGTCCAAGGGCTCCACCGTAGCAATATTCGGACTTGGTGCTGTTGGTCTTGCG GTTGGCGAAGGAGCAAGAATAAGAGGGGCATCTCGGATCATCGGCGTGGACATCAACCCTGAAAAGTTTGCCAAAG GCAAAGAGATGGGCATCACGGATTTCATCAACTCGAAGGCGTGCGGCAAGCCCGTCCACGAGGTGATCAGGGAGTTGACGGATGGGGGCGTCGACTACAGCTTCGAGTGCAGTGGCAACGTTGATGTGCTTCGAGAGGCCTTCGTTTCCACACACGAC GGTTGGGGACTGACCGTGGTGCTGGGGATCCATCCGACGCCCCGGATGATGCCGCTCCATCCCATGGAGCTCTTTGATGGCCGTCGGATCACCGGGTGCACCTTTGGTGACTTCAAGGGCAAGTCGCAGCTTCCCCTCCTCGTCGACCAGTGCATGCAGGGG GAGGTGAAGATAAACTTTGATGGCTTCATAACCCATGAGATGCCATTCTCGGAGATCAATGAGGCTTTCCGGCTGCTGGAGGAAGGCAAGTCCCTCAGGTGTGTGCTACGTCTGTGA